The genomic region aaaaatgcttgaatgagtaggtgcgttcacacttttgactggtactgtaagtgcaTGTGTAACTTTTCATTCCATGTGGAAAATGACAGTAATGAAAGTACTTAATTGGTCTGTCTTTGCTCATAGGCAACATGGTTTGATGGTAGTGGTTTCCCCGAAGTCAAAGTTTGCGGTTTGTTTTCTCTGTAGTTGCTTCCTTGCTTGTCTACCTATCTCTGTTCTCGCTGTGCATCTCATTGTAGGCCTGTGGGTCGCAGCTTTCAGTTAaatttttagaattttttttggggggggggaactCAGTCGGGTCTCATCTGACtattgagagttagaatagttgAATACActaggtgcaatttcaaaatgtggttgtgcatcggCAGTTTTCCTCGTTATGCGCCACTCACTGACAGTCTCTCATTTAGCACCGTCCGTTAAAACTGTTACAATTGGATTCATTAGTGTAGTTAGTCTAACCAGCTCACTAAACGTAGTAATTATGGTCGAATTACCTACCGGGCACACAGCGCATGTGCCAAGGGGCCTTGACCTCCAGGGGTCCCCcactgattttgttagtcactctcactcagatatcatattaacatggtgtaagtcatggcaaaatgtgtagaattgcaggaaactagcttttaaaactgcaaaaatgtcttTCCACCgcatggcaaaatgggtagaattgctgtaaattagctgtaaaactgctaATTTCTGCTAACAGATTGCGCTGTACGTGTTGAAATATAGATTTTAGTCCCTGTGTTGAGGAAATGTTCAGTGGCTAATTGTATAGCTTATAGGCTATGTGTCTGTAGATGGACTGAAGAAAAATGAAGCTACAGTAGCCAAGGTCATAATGGCTGGGGTCATTTATGCTTGTTTTTGTTCTTCTCCAAAAAGCATGTTAGTGTTCTAAAATtgtatagaaatgcagtaaatgacCTTGTCTACGGCCTTGCACAGAACTATGGTCACAGTGCAAGCATCTGCTGCTCCCTATGCACCTTAAgggtgtgtgcctgcgtgtgtgtgtttgtgcctgcgtgcgtgcgtgcgtgcgtgcgtgtgtgtgtgtgtgtgtatgagcacaGCAGGCAGCAGCAGGTCAACCACATACCCTTGAAATGCAAACTCAGATAGAGGTGTGACCGAGTACCCCTGGTTACTATAGGAGTGCCCCTGGTTACAAGAGGAGTGCTCCTGGTTACAAGAGGAGTGCCCCTGGTTACAAGAGGAGTGCCCCTGGTTACAAGAGGAGTGCTCCTGGTTACAAGAGGAGTGCTCCTGGTTACAAGAGGAGTGCCCCTGGTTACAAGAGGAGTGCTCCTGGTTACAAGAGGAGTgcccctggttactagaggagcACCCCAGGTTACAAGAGGAgtacccctggttactagaggagcGCTCCAGGTTACAAGAGGAGTACCCCTGGTTACTATAGGAGCGCCCCGGGTTACAAGAGGAGTACCCCTGGTTACAAGAGGAGTGCCCCAGGTTACTAGAGGAGTATCCCTGGTTACTATAGGAGCGCCCCAGGTTACTAGAGGAgtacccctggttactagaggagtatccctggttactagaggagcGTCACAGGTTACTAGAGGAgtacccctggttactagaggagtacccctggttactagaggagtatccctggttactagaggagtacccctggttactagaggagtacccctggttactagaggagtacccctggttactagaggagtacccctggttactagaggagtatccctggttactagaggagtacccctggttactagaggagtacccctggttactagagAAGTGTCCCAGGTTACTAGAGGAgtacccctggttactagaggagtacccctggttactagaggagtacccctggttactagaggagcGTCACAGGTTACTAGAGGAgtacccctggttactagaggagtacccctggttactagaggagtatccctggttactagaggagtacccctggttactagaggagtacccctggttactagaggagtacccctggttactagaggagtaTCCCTGGTAACTAGAGGAGTGTCCCAGGTTACTATAGGAGTACCGCTGGTTACTAGAGAAgtacccctggttactagaggagtacccctggttactagaggagtacccctggttactagaggagtatccctggttactagaggagtacccctggttactagaggagtacccctggtttactagaggagtacccctggttactagaggagtgTCCCAGGTTACTAGAGGAgtacccctggttactagaggagtacccctggttactagaggagtacccctggttactagaggagcGTCCCAGGTTACTAGAGGAGCGTCACAGGTTACTAGAGGAgtacccctggttactagaggagtacccctggttactagaggagcGTCCCAGGTTACTAGAAGAgtacccctggttactagaggagtgcccctggttactagaggagtgccctggttactagaggagtacccctggttactagaggagtgCCCCTGGTAGCCCCAGGTTACTAGAGGAGTACCCCAGGTTACTGGAGGTGTGTCCCTGGTAgcccctggttactagaggagtaccCCTGGTAGCCCCAGGTTACTAGAAGAgtacccctggttactagaggaacacccctggttactagaggagtatccctggttactagaggagtacccctggttactagaggagtacccctggttactagaggagtacccctggttactagaggagtgTCCCAGGTTAATAGAGGAgtacccctggttactagaggagtacccctggttactagaggagtacccctggttactagaggagcGTCACAGGTTACTAGAGGAgtacccctggttactagaggagtacccctggttactagaggagtatccctggttactagaggagtacccctggttactagaggagtaTCCCTGGTAACTAGAGGAGTGTCCCAGGTTACTATAGGAGTACCGCTGGTTACTAGAGAAgtacccctggttactagaggagtacccctggttactagaggagtacccctggttactagaggagtatccctggttactagaggagtacccctggttactagaggagtacccctggttactagaggagtacccctggttactagaggagtgTCCCAGGTTACTAGAGGAGTAaccctggttactagaggagtacccctggttactagaggagtaccCCTGGTTACAAGAGGAGTGCCCCAGGTTACTAGAGGAGTATCCCTGGTTACTATAGGAGCGCCCCAGGTTACTAGAGGAgtacccctggttactagaggagtatccctggttactagaggagcGTCACAGGTTACTAGAGGAgtacccctggttactagaggagtacccctggttactagaggagtatccctggttactagaggagtacccctggttactagaggagtacccctggttactagaggagtacccctggttactagaggagtacccctggttactagaggagtatccctggttactagaggagtacccctggttactagaggagtacccctggttactagaggagtgTCCCAGGTTACTAGAGGAgtacccctggttactagaggagtacccctggttactagaggagtacccctggttactagaggagcGTCACAGGTTACTAGAGGAgtacccctggttactagaggagtacccctggttactagaggagtatccctggttactagaggagtacccctggttactagaggagtacccctggttactagaggagtacccctggttactagaggagtaTCCCTGGTAACTAGAGGAGTGTCCCAGGTTACTATAGGAGTACCGCTGGTTACTAGAGAAgtacccctggttactagaggagtacccctggttactagaggagtacccctggttactagaggagtatccctggttactagaggagtacccctggttactagaggaTTACCCCTGGTTTACTAGAGGAgtacccctggttactagaggagtgTCCCAGGTTACTAGAGGAgtacccctggttactagaggagtacccctggttactagaggagtacccctggttactagaggagcGTCCCAGGTTACTAGAGGAGCGTCACAGGTTACTAGAGGAgtacccctggttactagaggagtacccctggttactagaggagcGTCCCAGGTTACTAGAAGAgtacccctggttactagaggagtgcccctggttactagaggagtgccctggttactagaggagtacccctggttactagaggagtgCCCCTGGTAGCCCCAGGTTACTAGAGGAGTACCCCAGGTTACTGGAGGTGTGTCCCTGGTAgcccctggttactagaggagtaccCCTGGTAGCCCCAGGTTACTAGAAGAgtacccctggttactagaggaacacccctggttactag from Oncorhynchus kisutch isolate 150728-3 linkage group LG9, Okis_V2, whole genome shotgun sequence harbors:
- the LOC116375331 gene encoding protein rtoA-like, coding for METSPAANQRLNQGYSSSNQGYSSSNLGRSYSNQGYSSSNLGHSSCNQGYSSSNQGYSSSNQGYSSSNLGHSSSNQGNQGYSSSNQGYSSSNLGRSYSNQGYSSSNLGHSSCNQGYSSCNPGRSYSNQGYSSCNLERSSSNQGYSSCNLGCSSSNQGHSSCNQEHSSCNQGHSSCNQEHSSCNQEHSSCNQGHSSCNQGHSSCNQEHSSCNQGHSYRYNTEQHEREMGSKWNVGEGDEIE